A single Deinococcus aquaedulcis DNA region contains:
- a CDS encoding HD domain-containing phosphohydrolase, translated as MTGPAADDHFTPAGERAAQDMLRLTELVLAAQTLAAGVTPTLEKLVRDTAAQGSAYFQLESRDLSYRVRAATGEMPATPGMQAIAAHGLPAETPLLQALATTRQPLFFDDTRSRHETAGFPELGVASVAAAPVRASDGRLLGAFLMHTLGPHCWQPAEVALFTLVSGTVAALSGRLAAEEDARQAREAALRALGLMLEARDGETHGHTDRVTRLALRAGQVLGWDPDHLEALRWGAYLHDIGKIAIPDAVLLKPGRLTEEEWITMRSHVEAGERFARALAFLPPLALNVIQDHHEHWSGRGYPAGKQAEGISVEGRLFALCDVYDALTSERPYKRAWTHEAAVAELRAQAGQQFDPQLVEVVIQAAEERGDSLLA; from the coding sequence ATGACGGGCCCTGCCGCAGACGATCACTTCACCCCGGCGGGCGAGCGCGCCGCCCAGGACATGCTGCGCCTGACCGAACTGGTGCTGGCCGCCCAGACCCTGGCGGCGGGCGTGACCCCCACCCTGGAAAAACTGGTGCGGGACACGGCGGCGCAGGGGTCGGCCTATTTTCAGCTGGAAAGCCGCGACCTGTCGTACCGGGTGCGCGCCGCCACGGGCGAGATGCCCGCCACGCCCGGGATGCAGGCCATTGCCGCCCACGGCCTGCCCGCCGAGACGCCTTTGTTGCAGGCTCTGGCCACCACCCGCCAGCCTCTGTTTTTCGACGACACCCGGAGCCGCCATGAGACGGCGGGCTTCCCCGAACTGGGGGTCGCCAGCGTGGCCGCTGCGCCCGTGCGGGCCAGCGACGGCCGCCTGCTGGGCGCTTTTCTGATGCACACCCTGGGCCCGCACTGCTGGCAGCCGGCCGAAGTGGCGCTGTTTACCCTGGTGTCCGGTACGGTGGCGGCGCTCTCCGGGCGGCTGGCGGCCGAGGAGGATGCCCGCCAGGCCCGCGAAGCCGCGCTGCGCGCCCTGGGCCTGATGCTGGAGGCGCGCGACGGCGAAACCCACGGCCACACCGACCGGGTGACCCGGCTGGCCCTGCGCGCCGGACAGGTGCTGGGCTGGGACCCGGACCACCTGGAGGCGCTGCGCTGGGGGGCCTATCTGCACGACATTGGCAAGATCGCCATTCCCGACGCAGTGCTGCTGAAGCCTGGCCGCCTGACCGAAGAGGAATGGATCACCATGCGCTCGCACGTGGAGGCCGGCGAACGCTTTGCCCGCGCCCTGGCCTTTCTGCCCCCGCTGGCCCTGAACGTGATTCAGGACCACCACGAGCACTGGAGCGGGCGCGGCTATCCTGCCGGCAAGCAGGCCGAGGGCATCAGCGTGGAGGGGCGCCTGTTTGCCCTGTGCGACGTGTACGACGCCCTGACCAGCGAGCGCCCGTACAAGCGCGCCTGGACCCACGAAGCCGCCGTGGCCGAGCTGCGTGCCCAGGCCGGGCAGCAATTCGATCCCCAGCTCGTGGAAGTGGTGATTCAGGCCGCCGAGGAGCGGGGCGATTCCCTGCTGGCATGA
- a CDS encoding D-arabinono-1,4-lactone oxidase: MTAPLPTRTRWTNWSGTVQATPVRVERPTTVEEVAAVVRRAAQHGLKVRAVGAGHSFTPLAATDDVLLSLDAFSGIESLDAAAGTVTVRAGTRLGVLGDALHARGWALENLGDIDTQSVAGAVSTGTHGTGLGLGSLSTQVQALTLVDGRGAVVTVPPGDERRRAAALALGALGVLTHVTLRVRPAYALHCAVRPARLSDMLALLPEYARSRRHFEFFWVPHTDTVQAKWTHEVPLDMAHERGARGALNELLLENGALWLLSATSRRWPRATPAVCRATALAITPQDRVGAAHRVFRSARLMRFREMEYAVPVAAAASAVRDLRAAFARWAYPVNFPVEVRFVRGDDLLLSPASGGDVAFIAVHTFQGVPHDRYFADAEAIFRAHGGRPHWGKMHGLSAAELSRLYPGWADFQAARAVLDPDGRFVTPYLARLLG; the protein is encoded by the coding sequence ATGACGGCGCCGCTTCCCACCCGTACCCGCTGGACCAACTGGAGCGGGACCGTCCAGGCCACGCCCGTCCGCGTGGAGCGGCCCACCACCGTGGAGGAGGTCGCGGCAGTGGTGCGGCGCGCGGCCCAGCATGGCCTGAAGGTGCGCGCCGTGGGTGCAGGCCACTCGTTTACCCCGCTGGCGGCCACGGACGACGTCCTGCTGAGCCTGGACGCCTTCAGCGGCATTGAGAGCCTGGACGCGGCGGCCGGCACCGTGACCGTGCGCGCCGGCACCCGGCTGGGCGTGCTGGGCGACGCGCTGCACGCCCGTGGCTGGGCCCTGGAGAACCTGGGTGACATTGACACCCAGAGCGTGGCGGGCGCGGTCAGCACCGGCACGCACGGCACCGGGCTGGGGCTGGGCTCGCTGTCCACGCAGGTGCAGGCGCTGACGCTGGTGGACGGACGCGGCGCGGTGGTGACCGTACCCCCCGGCGACGAGCGGCGGCGCGCGGCGGCCCTGGCCCTGGGCGCCTTAGGGGTCCTGACGCACGTGACGCTGCGGGTGCGCCCCGCCTACGCCCTGCACTGCGCCGTGCGCCCCGCACGCTTAAGCGACATGCTGGCGCTGCTGCCCGAATACGCGCGCAGCCGCCGCCACTTTGAGTTCTTCTGGGTGCCGCACACCGACACCGTGCAGGCCAAGTGGACCCACGAGGTGCCGCTGGACATGGCCCATGAACGCGGCGCGCGGGGCGCCCTGAACGAACTGCTGCTGGAAAACGGCGCGCTGTGGCTGCTGAGTGCCACCAGCCGCCGCTGGCCACGTGCCACGCCGGCCGTGTGCCGCGCCACCGCCCTGGCGATCACACCTCAGGACCGGGTGGGGGCGGCGCACCGGGTGTTTCGCAGCGCCCGCCTCATGCGCTTCCGCGAGATGGAATACGCCGTGCCCGTGGCCGCCGCCGCCAGCGCCGTGCGCGACCTGCGCGCCGCGTTTGCGCGCTGGGCGTACCCTGTGAACTTTCCGGTGGAGGTGCGCTTTGTGCGCGGCGACGACCTGCTCCTGAGCCCAGCGTCGGGCGGCGACGTGGCCTTTATTGCAGTACACACCTTCCAGGGCGTGCCCCACGACCGCTACTTCGCCGATGCCGAGGCCATTTTCCGCGCGCACGGCGGGCGGCCCCACTGGGGCAAGATGCATGGCCTGAGCGCCGCCGAGCTGAGCCGCCTCTATCCCGGCTGGGCCGACTTTCAGGCGGCGCGCGCCGTACTGGACCCGGACGGCCGCTTCGTGACCCCCTATCTGGCCCGGCTGCTGGGCTAG
- a CDS encoding neutral/alkaline ceramidase produces MKLFPVPHHRPATRLTLALLTGALLTACGAPPPAAPLLQAQGDGYTVGAGFADITGEAAEMGMFGYAQTGQRATGIHQRQRARAFVIADGASGSRALLVVADLGIITQAVHTRVLEELRARYGNIYTEDNVLLTATHTHSGPGGFSHYALYNITILGFQARTFEATVAGIVRAAERAHASAAPAEVRLGRTTLQNASVNRSLSAFLRNPAADRAAFPGAIDPAVTTLRFGRGGQDFAALTFFATHGTSLTNANTLISGDNKGYAAYAWERLREGVNYRSGRGFVAAFAQTNAGDMSPNLNLRPGSGPTEDPLENVRQIGQRQLDAALRAPLDTPLRGRIDARLEYVDFSRLTVTPEFTGGPARTTCPAALGTSFAAGSTEDGPGISWIQEGERNPLFAALGSTLFQVSPELRACQAPKEILIANGTTRPYPWSPEVLPVQLVKVGQLHLIALPAELTVNSGLRLRRTVAARLGVPLDDVLAVGYANAYAGYVTTPEEYDEQAYEGASTHFGRWTLPAFQQETARMADLLRRGEPAGRTVRPRDLRGEQLNFQTGVVQDGVPLGRRFGDVLRDASAAYRPGETVQVEFYTGHPKNNLRSEQTFLEVQRQTAPGTWTTVADDGDWATTYRWERLVFDQSRAVIRWTIPAGTPGGTYRIVHHGDWKAPLVGWIRPFSGTSRAFQVSD; encoded by the coding sequence ATGAAGCTGTTCCCCGTTCCGCACCACCGGCCCGCCACCCGCCTTACCCTTGCCCTGTTGACCGGGGCGCTGCTGACCGCCTGCGGGGCGCCGCCGCCCGCCGCCCCCCTGCTGCAGGCCCAGGGTGACGGGTATACCGTGGGCGCGGGCTTTGCCGATATCACGGGCGAGGCGGCCGAGATGGGCATGTTCGGTTACGCGCAGACTGGCCAGCGCGCCACTGGCATTCACCAGCGGCAGCGGGCCCGCGCCTTTGTGATCGCTGACGGCGCCAGCGGCTCGCGCGCCCTGCTGGTCGTGGCGGACCTGGGCATCATCACGCAGGCGGTGCATACCCGGGTGCTGGAAGAACTGCGCGCCCGCTACGGCAACATCTACACCGAAGACAACGTGCTGCTCACGGCCACGCACACCCATTCGGGACCGGGCGGCTTCTCGCACTACGCGCTGTACAACATCACGATTCTGGGGTTCCAGGCGCGCACCTTCGAGGCCACCGTGGCAGGGATCGTGCGGGCGGCCGAACGCGCGCATGCCAGCGCCGCCCCGGCCGAGGTGCGGCTGGGCCGCACCACCCTGCAAAACGCCAGCGTGAACCGCAGCCTGAGCGCGTTTCTGCGTAACCCCGCCGCCGACCGCGCGGCCTTTCCGGGGGCGATTGACCCGGCCGTGACCACCCTGCGCTTTGGGCGGGGGGGCCAGGACTTCGCGGCCCTGACCTTTTTTGCCACGCACGGCACCAGCCTCACCAATGCCAATACCCTGATCAGCGGCGACAACAAGGGCTACGCCGCCTATGCCTGGGAGCGGCTGCGCGAGGGGGTCAATTACCGCTCTGGGCGCGGCTTCGTGGCCGCCTTTGCCCAGACCAATGCGGGCGACATGTCGCCGAACCTCAACCTGCGCCCCGGCAGCGGCCCCACCGAGGACCCGCTGGAAAACGTGCGCCAGATCGGGCAGCGGCAACTGGACGCCGCCCTGCGCGCCCCGCTGGACACGCCGCTGCGCGGCCGGATAGACGCCCGGCTGGAATACGTGGATTTCAGCCGCCTGACAGTCACCCCGGAATTCACGGGCGGGCCGGCGCGCACCACCTGTCCAGCCGCGCTGGGCACCAGCTTTGCCGCCGGCAGCACCGAGGACGGCCCCGGCATCAGCTGGATTCAGGAGGGCGAACGCAACCCGCTGTTCGCCGCGCTGGGCAGCACCCTGTTTCAGGTGTCGCCGGAACTGCGCGCCTGCCAGGCCCCCAAGGAGATCCTCATTGCCAACGGCACCACGCGGCCCTACCCGTGGTCGCCCGAGGTGCTGCCGGTGCAACTGGTGAAGGTGGGCCAGCTGCACCTGATCGCCCTGCCCGCCGAACTGACGGTGAACAGCGGCCTGCGCCTGCGCCGCACGGTGGCCGCGCGCCTGGGCGTGCCCCTGGACGACGTCCTGGCCGTGGGCTACGCTAACGCCTACGCCGGCTATGTCACCACCCCCGAGGAATACGACGAGCAGGCCTACGAGGGCGCCAGCACCCACTTTGGCCGCTGGACGCTGCCCGCTTTTCAGCAGGAAACGGCGCGCATGGCCGACTTGCTGCGGCGCGGCGAACCCGCCGGGCGCACCGTGCGGCCCCGCGATCTGCGGGGCGAACAGCTGAATTTTCAGACGGGCGTGGTGCAAGACGGCGTGCCCCTGGGCCGGCGGTTCGGGGACGTGCTGCGCGACGCGAGCGCCGCGTACCGCCCAGGCGAGACCGTGCAGGTGGAGTTCTACACCGGCCACCCCAAGAACAATCTGCGCAGCGAGCAGACCTTTCTGGAGGTGCAGCGGCAGACGGCGCCCGGCACCTGGACCACCGTGGCCGATGACGGCGACTGGGCCACCACCTACCGCTGGGAGCGCCTGGTGTTTGACCAGTCCAGGGCGGTGATTCGCTGGACCATTCCCGCTGGCACGCCGGGCGGCACGTACCGCATCGTTCACCACGGCGACTGGAAGGCCCCGCTGGTGGGCTGGATTAGGCCATTCTCTGGCACCAGCCGCGCCTTTCAGGTCAGCGACTAG
- a CDS encoding alanine racemase, with product MTPLRFRDPAEPPHWTAPSPATRLQAYRTAFAGRAGPFAYVDLDAFDANARALRARAAGQRVRIATKSLRCTDLLRRVLASDPQYAGLMCYDPREAAFLAREGFDDLLLAYPTTDAPALRDLAGAAVAGTRVCVMVDSEAHLPPLEAAARAAQTTLNVCLDLDLSQTYPGLRFGVYRSPLRTVHDVVRLAGRVADSPHLRLSGLMGYEAQVAGVGDAAPGMRGAAVRALRRRAVPDIARRRAEAVQALRAVGHRLDFVNGGGTGSLETTAAEDVVTEVTVGSGLYAPALFDHYRAFRHAPAAGFALTVTRLPVPGVATCQGGGYVASGASGPDRLPQPALPLGLRLLPLEGAGEVQTPLRVPPGVTLRVGDLVFFRHAKAGELCAHFPALHAVQGGREVGVLPTYRGQGQAFG from the coding sequence ATGACCCCTCTTCGTTTTCGCGATCCCGCCGAGCCGCCACACTGGACCGCACCCAGTCCCGCCACGCGCCTGCAGGCGTACCGCACCGCTTTCGCGGGCCGCGCGGGCCCCTTTGCCTACGTGGACCTGGACGCCTTTGATGCCAATGCCCGGGCGCTGCGGGCGCGCGCCGCTGGCCAGCGCGTGCGGATCGCTACGAAGTCGCTGCGCTGCACTGACCTGCTGCGCCGGGTGCTGGCCAGTGACCCCCAGTACGCCGGGCTGATGTGCTACGACCCGCGCGAGGCCGCCTTTCTGGCCCGCGAAGGATTCGACGATCTGCTGCTGGCCTATCCCACCACCGACGCGCCCGCCCTGCGGGACCTGGCCGGGGCAGCAGTGGCCGGCACGCGCGTGTGCGTGATGGTGGACAGCGAGGCCCACCTGCCCCCACTGGAAGCCGCCGCGCGGGCCGCCCAGACCACGCTGAACGTGTGCCTGGACCTGGACCTCTCGCAGACGTACCCGGGGCTGCGCTTCGGGGTGTACCGCTCGCCGCTGCGCACCGTGCACGACGTGGTGCGGCTGGCCGGGCGGGTGGCGGATTCGCCGCACCTGCGCCTATCGGGCCTGATGGGCTATGAAGCGCAGGTGGCGGGCGTGGGAGACGCCGCGCCGGGGATGCGCGGGGCTGCTGTGCGCGCCCTGCGGCGCCGGGCCGTGCCGGACATCGCCCGGCGCCGCGCCGAGGCGGTGCAGGCCCTGCGCGCCGTGGGCCACCGCCTGGACTTTGTGAATGGCGGCGGCACCGGCAGCCTGGAAACCACCGCCGCCGAGGATGTGGTCACTGAGGTCACGGTGGGCTCGGGGCTGTATGCGCCGGCCCTGTTTGACCACTACCGCGCCTTTCGCCACGCACCCGCTGCGGGCTTTGCCCTGACGGTCACGCGGCTGCCGGTCCCTGGGGTGGCCACCTGCCAGGGCGGCGGCTACGTGGCCTCCGGGGCCAGTGGGCCTGACCGGCTGCCGCAACCCGCGTTGCCCCTGGGCCTGCGCCTGCTGCCCCTGGAAGGCGCGGGCGAGGTGCAGACGCCGCTGCGCGTGCCGCCGGGCGTGACGCTACGCGTGGGTGATCTGGTGTTTTTCCGGCACGCCAAGGCCGGCGAGCTGTGTGCGCACTTTCCAGCCCTGCATGCCGTTCAGGGTGGGCGGGAGGTGGGCGTGCTGCCCACCTACCGTGGGCAGGGGCAGGCCTTCGGATGA
- a CDS encoding N-acetylglucosamine kinase: MARLTLTLGLDAGGSATKWALCRAGVPVAAGQAPPLTAPLLHTPQGPASLQALQGALPGQPSAVHAGLPGLSRGTAAAEAVADTLAQALGVGRHALSVESDLDLAYRAHLAPGAGVLLYAGTGSVAYHVTRDGQIVRAGGRGFLIGDDGAGFSLGRAALRALTDQLDTGEVPDSPLAREVAAVTGGLDWDTLRAFAYAGPGAGAVARLAPAVGRAADAGDPVAQALLQDAAQALAALARRVQARTAPLPVTATGGALRISPLFTAALGRALPGVSVQQRDHAQAAARYAERHLG; this comes from the coding sequence GTGGCCCGTTTGACCCTGACCCTGGGCCTGGACGCTGGGGGCAGCGCCACAAAATGGGCCCTGTGCCGCGCGGGGGTGCCCGTGGCGGCCGGGCAGGCGCCGCCGCTGACAGCGCCTTTGCTGCACACCCCCCAGGGCCCGGCCAGCCTGCAGGCCCTGCAGGGCGCCCTGCCCGGCCAGCCCAGCGCGGTGCACGCGGGGCTTCCTGGCTTAAGCCGGGGCACCGCCGCCGCCGAAGCCGTGGCCGATACGCTGGCGCAGGCCCTGGGGGTGGGGCGCCACGCCCTAAGTGTGGAGAGCGACCTGGACCTCGCCTACCGCGCGCACCTCGCGCCGGGGGCAGGGGTGCTGCTGTACGCGGGCACCGGCAGCGTGGCCTACCACGTCACACGGGACGGCCAGATTGTGCGCGCGGGGGGCCGGGGCTTTCTGATTGGCGACGACGGCGCCGGCTTCAGCCTGGGGCGCGCGGCGCTGCGGGCCCTCACGGACCAGCTGGACACGGGCGAGGTTCCCGATTCGCCGCTGGCCCGGGAAGTCGCGGCGGTGACGGGCGGCCTGGACTGGGACACGCTGCGGGCCTTTGCCTACGCGGGGCCGGGGGCGGGTGCAGTGGCGCGTCTGGCGCCTGCCGTGGGCCGCGCCGCCGACGCCGGGGACCCCGTGGCCCAGGCCCTCTTGCAGGACGCGGCGCAGGCCCTGGCTGCACTGGCGCGGCGGGTGCAGGCCCGCACGGCGCCGCTGCCCGTCACCGCCACGGGGGGGGCGCTGCGCATCTCCCCGCTGTTCACCGCCGCCTTGGGGCGCGCGCTGCCCGGCGTGTCGGTGCAGCAGCGAGACCACGCCCAGGCCGCAGCCCGCTACGCTGAGCGGCACCTGGGCTGA
- a CDS encoding vWA domain-containing protein has translation MACLGAALLLGQDAAADAVESATLAAYLGQPVPSLGGLLEPIPTWGCGGPTPPLSILSIHFNWHCTFDATINPGLGSFPNDGNRFFGFHRQFLYAYNMYRQSQGRPFIQTWMPSAGASMPLGHAARPDLAACTNCTPLPANFRLPAAGGTLNPATTTLEDYGSSLVPWHNNTHVAMAQAGGNPGNTCFDSTSPLHFRDIMCVTTAPRDPMFFRFHNFVNDLQDELLTFQDTDVMIVFDKSGSMTLPNGTGSDNRLNSAKNAARLFADLLRDSSNHRVGLVSFSSAAAASPELPLTIASSAPAAMNTALTSVNAGGATSIGGGLRAGVTALNASSNPNKAILLLTDGVENTAPMIAEVQGRAPNQLRDTHLCAVGFGTPGSLDGPKLRDLAERQGGAYRADADPLTLNKYFVECFADIFDTFVGKDPIGVLRAGAHASAPTVHVASSDTEVVFVLSWEQNLPKGTLRLAVTTPTGAPLNLNDANVESRFGATYHIVRVKLPYGTQRDGRWTARAVRPLRSFLNGFAPGAFKTPAIGTAIVGQQLAQLCEPGACNRVLYYEDFTFSPMHGANDGAYYQALLAAKLGRHLGTVERVSDPKRFAAALAEGRYDLIVSSTSTAEGRQPYDDVLAKLACAERGPKLIVTDLRKEGNESLLRCLGAQATGERDFDVIRGDGQVLTGSAGLSMPGHAGMGGAHHHGAFSAAYKPTGAAGTSVAARSPGSGAAILARTVTSPNVPVTDQRFFIESLASGSARVRPHTYISPNYTGERLHPTFHIPEIYIPVGGFDKVTARVEVTRPLQSQSAVLARTGNQEVSKREGDTLNVRQTADLRANPKQSSGFLKTETLTFPLNDDGKDGDTSAGDRYWEVALPPEVSRFDGEYTLHAYFTICQGTLCFEREAQHTVVVDAKPDPRASKVERVQTPNTAPGLATVRYTPLNAEGLPLGPDRQSLLRFEGSKGVTVQRVTSLNAQGTYEITARYDPNNTNPSLVVTPFGRPQERLEIPLR, from the coding sequence GTGGCCTGCCTGGGTGCCGCCCTGTTGCTGGGCCAGGATGCCGCCGCCGACGCGGTGGAATCCGCCACGCTGGCCGCTTACTTGGGCCAGCCGGTGCCCTCTCTGGGCGGCCTGCTGGAGCCCATTCCCACCTGGGGTTGTGGGGGCCCCACCCCACCGCTGAGCATCCTGTCCATTCATTTCAACTGGCACTGCACCTTCGACGCCACCATCAACCCTGGCCTGGGCAGCTTTCCCAACGATGGGAACCGCTTTTTTGGCTTTCACCGGCAGTTCCTGTACGCCTACAACATGTACCGGCAGTCGCAGGGGCGCCCCTTCATTCAAACCTGGATGCCGTCGGCCGGGGCCAGCATGCCGCTGGGTCACGCGGCGCGCCCGGATCTGGCTGCCTGCACCAACTGCACCCCGTTGCCCGCCAACTTCCGGCTGCCGGCAGCGGGCGGCACCCTGAATCCGGCCACCACCACGCTGGAGGACTACGGCAGTTCGCTGGTGCCGTGGCACAACAACACGCACGTGGCGATGGCGCAGGCGGGGGGAAACCCGGGCAACACCTGCTTCGACTCCACCAGTCCGCTGCACTTCCGCGACATCATGTGCGTTACCACCGCGCCGCGCGACCCCATGTTCTTCCGCTTTCACAACTTCGTGAACGACCTGCAGGACGAACTGCTGACTTTTCAGGACACTGACGTGATGATCGTGTTCGACAAGTCGGGCAGCATGACCCTGCCCAACGGCACGGGCAGCGACAACCGCCTGAACAGCGCCAAGAACGCCGCCCGCCTGTTTGCCGACCTGCTGCGCGACAGTTCCAACCACCGCGTGGGCCTGGTCAGTTTTTCCAGCGCCGCTGCCGCCAGCCCGGAACTGCCCCTGACCATCGCCAGCAGCGCCCCGGCCGCCATGAACACAGCCCTGACCAGCGTGAATGCGGGCGGCGCCACCAGCATCGGCGGCGGCCTGCGCGCGGGCGTGACGGCCCTGAACGCCAGCAGCAACCCGAATAAGGCCATCTTGCTGCTGACCGACGGCGTGGAAAACACCGCCCCCATGATTGCGGAGGTGCAGGGCCGGGCCCCAAATCAGCTGCGCGACACGCACCTGTGCGCCGTGGGGTTTGGCACCCCCGGCAGCCTGGACGGCCCGAAACTGCGCGACCTCGCCGAGCGGCAGGGCGGCGCTTACAGGGCCGACGCCGATCCGCTGACCCTAAACAAGTATTTCGTGGAGTGCTTCGCGGATATCTTCGACACCTTCGTGGGTAAGGACCCCATTGGGGTGCTGCGGGCCGGTGCCCACGCCAGCGCGCCCACCGTGCATGTGGCCAGCAGCGACACCGAAGTGGTGTTCGTGCTGTCCTGGGAACAAAACCTGCCCAAGGGGACATTGCGCTTGGCTGTGACCACGCCTACAGGTGCGCCGCTGAACCTGAATGACGCCAACGTGGAAAGCCGCTTTGGGGCCACCTACCACATCGTGCGCGTGAAACTGCCTTACGGCACGCAGCGCGATGGCCGCTGGACCGCCCGCGCGGTGCGGCCTTTGCGCTCGTTCCTGAATGGCTTTGCGCCCGGGGCCTTCAAAACCCCGGCCATTGGCACGGCCATCGTGGGACAGCAACTCGCACAGCTGTGTGAACCCGGCGCCTGCAACCGCGTGCTGTACTACGAGGATTTCACCTTTAGCCCCATGCACGGTGCCAACGACGGTGCATATTACCAGGCTCTGCTGGCCGCAAAACTGGGGCGGCACCTGGGCACGGTCGAGCGTGTCTCGGACCCCAAACGCTTTGCGGCGGCCCTGGCCGAAGGGCGCTACGACCTGATCGTGAGCAGCACCAGCACCGCCGAGGGGCGCCAGCCGTACGACGATGTGCTTGCCAAGCTGGCCTGCGCTGAGCGGGGCCCCAAGCTGATCGTGACCGACCTGCGCAAGGAGGGCAATGAAAGCCTGCTGCGCTGCCTGGGCGCCCAGGCCACCGGCGAGCGCGACTTTGACGTGATCAGGGGCGACGGTCAGGTGCTCACCGGCAGCGCGGGCCTGAGCATGCCGGGCCACGCCGGCATGGGGGGCGCTCACCACCACGGCGCCTTCAGTGCGGCGTATAAGCCCACTGGCGCCGCTGGGACCAGTGTGGCCGCCCGGTCCCCGGGAAGTGGCGCGGCCATTCTGGCGCGGACGGTCACCTCACCCAATGTCCCCGTCACCGACCAGCGCTTCTTTATCGAGTCGCTCGCCAGCGGCAGCGCCCGCGTGCGGCCCCACACCTATATCAGCCCCAATTACACCGGAGAGCGGCTGCACCCCACCTTCCACATCCCCGAGATCTACATTCCAGTGGGCGGCTTCGATAAGGTCACGGCCAGGGTGGAGGTCACGCGGCCCCTGCAGAGCCAGAGCGCGGTGCTGGCCCGCACCGGCAACCAGGAGGTCAGCAAACGCGAGGGCGACACCCTGAACGTGCGCCAGACGGCCGACCTGCGCGCCAACCCCAAACAGAGCAGCGGCTTTCTGAAGACCGAAACCCTGACCTTCCCCCTGAATGACGACGGCAAGGACGGCGACACCAGCGCGGGCGACCGTTACTGGGAGGTGGCCCTGCCGCCCGAAGTCAGCCGGTTTGACGGCGAATACACCCTGCATGCCTACTTCACCATCTGCCAGGGCACGCTGTGCTTCGAGCGCGAGGCCCAGCACACCGTGGTCGTGGACGCCAAGCCCGATCCCAGGGCCAGCAAGGTGGAGCGGGTGCAAACGCCCAACACGGCGCCCGGCCTCGCCACGGTGCGCTACACCCCGCTGAATGCCGAGGGGCTTCCCCTGGGCCCGGACCGCCAGTCCCTGCTGCGCTTTGAAGGCAGCAAGGGTGTAACGGTGCAGCGCGTGACCAGTCTGAACGCCCAGGGCACCTACGAGATCACCGCCCGCTACGACCCGAACAACACCAACCCGTCGCTGGTGGTGACGCCCTTTGGCCGCCCCCAGGAGAGGCTGGAAATCCCCTTGAGGTGA